In one Pseudomonas sp. MM211 genomic region, the following are encoded:
- a CDS encoding molecular chaperone has translation MDKQSPHLLLRVPTPTKQGLTFCDATPRDLKRWIAGLPKANIGETARQLYQALIELNQLLTPSDNRLQLLELLRPEVYFVCVHLERHFLNQAIVLDERPRKVANLCQALQNHLAIGYKLIISQLVSQPNRERNQLLGTALQRAVHSLNGPLIRTSQLYCPVPEGLWLELHQLYLIARQQDLHKVVIRDPLARHTQGLSTEQGYVVALLIGCSRCNQMRQSAIARLAEALEPWSALVNLQAGGHPSSIFAVAPQLDDPPRYTSLFQPSELLGALGIDPTPLVDTIKDHLQLQPEERAQSRLQVPDGFTTDMLQHAAAAWGDISERTFQRTQGTGSMTLCIGMSALNYYLANGRVFSEILKQQRDTIASFKPLSGEPDIWAGAHDAQRNSDWEHGLPFEEIEYPKPAGEQEQAGAASESYPNYTLSIVNHSPGGYCLSWPKEVPNQLQAGELLGIRDNPQQGWSVAVVRWIRQVRGGGTQMGIELVAPHAQPCGLQLVRKAEQNSQYLRALLLPEISAISRPATLITPRLPFQEGSKVLININGKERRAVLSQKQTSTGSFSQFEYHDLEQKSADHATSVTASGTHRPAGEEDFDSLWKSL, from the coding sequence CGACGCCGACCAAGCAGGGCCTGACTTTCTGCGATGCCACGCCACGCGACCTGAAACGCTGGATTGCCGGCCTGCCCAAGGCCAACATTGGTGAAACCGCACGTCAGTTGTATCAAGCGCTGATTGAGCTCAATCAGCTGCTGACGCCCTCGGATAACCGCCTGCAGTTGCTGGAGCTCTTGCGCCCCGAGGTGTATTTCGTCTGCGTGCATCTGGAACGCCACTTCCTCAACCAGGCTATCGTCCTCGACGAACGCCCGCGCAAAGTGGCCAACCTGTGCCAGGCCCTGCAGAACCACCTGGCGATCGGTTACAAGCTGATTATTTCGCAGCTGGTTTCGCAGCCGAACCGTGAGCGTAACCAACTGCTCGGCACCGCACTGCAACGCGCTGTCCACAGCCTCAACGGCCCACTGATTCGTACCAGCCAACTGTATTGCCCAGTGCCCGAGGGATTGTGGCTGGAGCTGCACCAGCTCTACCTGATCGCTCGCCAACAAGACCTTCATAAGGTGGTGATCCGCGATCCTCTGGCCAGACACACCCAAGGACTGAGTACTGAGCAAGGCTACGTCGTCGCCCTGCTGATTGGCTGCTCACGCTGCAACCAGATGCGCCAAAGCGCCATTGCCCGCCTAGCCGAGGCGCTGGAGCCTTGGAGTGCGCTGGTTAACCTGCAAGCAGGCGGTCACCCATCGAGCATCTTCGCCGTGGCGCCGCAACTGGACGATCCGCCGCGCTATACCTCGCTGTTCCAGCCGAGCGAGTTGCTCGGCGCGCTGGGTATCGACCCGACGCCACTGGTCGACACCATCAAGGATCATCTGCAACTGCAGCCCGAGGAACGAGCCCAGTCCCGCTTGCAAGTGCCGGACGGTTTCACCACCGACATGCTGCAACACGCCGCCGCTGCCTGGGGTGACATTTCCGAACGCACCTTCCAGCGCACCCAGGGCACGGGCAGCATGACCCTGTGCATAGGCATGAGCGCACTGAACTACTACTTGGCCAATGGCCGGGTGTTCAGCGAGATACTCAAGCAACAGAGAGACACCATCGCTTCGTTCAAACCACTCAGTGGTGAGCCCGATATCTGGGCCGGCGCGCACGATGCCCAGCGAAACAGCGATTGGGAGCACGGCTTACCGTTCGAAGAAATCGAATACCCCAAGCCTGCCGGCGAGCAGGAACAAGCGGGGGCGGCCAGCGAAAGCTACCCCAACTACACCCTGTCGATCGTCAACCATAGCCCGGGCGGTTACTGCCTGTCCTGGCCCAAGGAAGTTCCCAACCAACTGCAGGCCGGTGAACTGCTGGGCATCCGTGACAACCCGCAACAGGGCTGGAGCGTGGCGGTTGTGCGCTGGATTCGTCAGGTGCGCGGCGGCGGCACACAGATGGGCATCGAACTGGTTGCCCCACACGCGCAACCCTGCGGCCTGCAGTTGGTTCGCAAGGCCGAACAGAACAGCCAGTACCTACGCGCCCTGTTACTGCCCGAAATCTCTGCCATTTCCCGTCCGGCGACACTGATCACCCCGCGACTGCCCTTCCAGGAAGGCAGTAAAGTGCTGATCAATATCAACGGCAAGGAACGCCGTGCGGTGCTGAGCCAGAAGCAGACCAGCACGGGTAGTTTCAGCCAGTTCGAATACCACGACCTCGAGCAAAAAAGCGCGGATCACGCGACCTCTGTCACAGCCTCCGGAACCCACCGGCCGGCCGGGGAGGAAGACTTTGACTCACTCTGGAAGTCGCTGTAG
- a CDS encoding EAL domain-containing protein codes for MAIEKKTIRLLILEDSQNEAERLVSLFRNAGNATRVHRLSSSEDLLEALKSNWDLLICAPLSECLEPHEALASIRRAGKDIPVILLLADNEPDSVTEALMLGAQDALPQGEDERLVLVARRELVNLEERRARRAAEVALREAEKRCQLLLDSSVDAIAYVHDGMHIYANRAYLELFGFDDAEELEGLPMIDLIGSADQGAFKDFLKNHQHQDNNELACAGVRTDESTFSARITLSPAAYDGEPCIQMVIRAETGNAELEEKLREISSQDLVTGLYNRAHFIELMDAAAHRAVNDEQPASLAYIRVDRYAALLAEMGLGAIDLLLTDLANLLRAYFPQDAHLARFGDDVFAVLQTGMSPQQQRPQLEGLLKKTEAHLFDINGRTAQTTLSIGVAGLNETTPKAGEVIDRAQRCADELDEPGTLKLFDPAEELAAAASRGSVVAMVQQALEKNSFRLLFQPVISLRGDEHEHYEVLLRLLSPSGQEVPPGEFLAVAREAGMGEKIDRWVILSSIKLLADHRSKGHATRLFVHLSSASLQDQTLLPWLSVALKAARLPSDALVFQFSEPDAIAYLKQVKALAQGLKDLHCHIALSQFGCALNPFNTLRHLPVDFVKVDGSFSKDLTDPANQEALKVMLASLHSQAKLTIVPFVESASILATLWQAGTNYIQGYYLQGPSQSMNYNFSSDD; via the coding sequence ATGGCCATCGAAAAGAAAACCATCCGCCTGCTGATTCTCGAAGACTCGCAGAACGAGGCCGAGCGTCTCGTCAGCCTGTTCCGCAATGCTGGCAATGCCACCCGCGTGCACCGCCTGAGCTCCAGCGAAGACCTGCTTGAAGCCCTCAAGAGCAACTGGGATCTGCTGATCTGCGCGCCGCTCAGTGAATGCCTGGAACCGCATGAAGCGCTCGCGTCCATTCGTCGTGCGGGCAAGGACATTCCAGTCATTCTGCTGCTGGCCGACAACGAGCCCGACAGCGTCACCGAAGCACTTATGCTCGGTGCCCAGGATGCACTGCCCCAGGGCGAAGATGAGCGCCTGGTACTGGTCGCTCGCCGCGAACTGGTAAACCTCGAAGAACGTCGCGCGCGCCGCGCCGCAGAGGTCGCCCTGCGCGAAGCGGAGAAGCGCTGCCAACTGCTGCTCGACAGCTCGGTCGATGCCATCGCCTATGTGCACGACGGCATGCATATCTATGCCAACCGCGCCTACCTCGAACTGTTCGGCTTCGACGACGCCGAAGAACTGGAAGGCCTGCCGATGATCGACCTGATCGGCAGCGCCGACCAGGGTGCCTTCAAGGACTTCCTGAAGAATCACCAGCACCAGGACAACAACGAACTGGCCTGTGCAGGCGTACGCACCGACGAGAGCACCTTCTCGGCACGTATCACCCTGTCTCCAGCGGCGTACGATGGCGAACCCTGCATCCAGATGGTGATTCGCGCCGAAACTGGCAATGCCGAGCTGGAAGAGAAACTGCGAGAAATCAGCAGCCAGGATCTGGTTACCGGCCTGTATAACCGCGCTCACTTCATCGAATTGATGGATGCCGCAGCGCACCGCGCCGTCAATGACGAACAACCGGCCAGCCTGGCCTACATCCGCGTCGACCGCTATGCCGCGCTGCTTGCTGAAATGGGCCTCGGCGCCATCGACCTACTACTGACCGACTTGGCCAACCTGCTGCGCGCGTACTTTCCACAGGATGCACACCTGGCGCGCTTCGGTGATGATGTATTTGCCGTTCTGCAGACAGGCATGTCGCCGCAGCAGCAACGCCCACAACTCGAAGGCCTGCTGAAAAAAACCGAAGCGCATCTGTTCGACATCAACGGGCGAACTGCGCAGACCACCCTGTCGATCGGCGTCGCTGGCCTCAACGAAACGACGCCCAAGGCCGGCGAAGTCATCGACCGCGCCCAGCGCTGCGCCGATGAACTCGACGAGCCCGGCACTCTCAAGCTGTTCGACCCTGCCGAGGAGCTGGCAGCCGCAGCCAGCCGCGGCAGCGTCGTGGCCATGGTGCAGCAGGCGCTGGAGAAAAACAGCTTCCGCCTGTTGTTCCAGCCGGTCATCAGCCTGCGTGGTGATGAACACGAACACTATGAAGTGCTGCTGCGTCTGCTAAGCCCGTCGGGGCAGGAAGTTCCGCCTGGGGAATTCCTCGCTGTGGCCAGGGAAGCTGGAATGGGTGAGAAGATCGATCGCTGGGTGATTCTCAGCTCGATCAAACTGCTCGCCGATCACCGCTCCAAAGGTCACGCGACACGGCTATTCGTCCATCTATCCAGTGCCAGCCTGCAGGATCAGACACTGCTGCCCTGGCTCAGCGTTGCTCTGAAAGCCGCGCGCCTGCCTTCCGATGCACTGGTGTTCCAGTTCAGCGAACCCGACGCCATCGCCTACCTGAAACAGGTAAAAGCGCTGGCTCAGGGCCTCAAGGACCTGCACTGCCATATCGCCCTGAGCCAGTTCGGCTGTGCGCTGAACCCGTTCAACACGCTCAGGCATCTGCCCGTCGACTTCGTCAAGGTCGACGGCTCCTTCTCCAAGGATCTGACCGACCCGGCCAACCAGGAAGCCTTGAAAGTCATGCTGGCGAGCCTGCACAGCCAGGCCAAGCTGACCATCGTGCCATTCGTGGAGTCGGCGAGCATACTGGCGACCCTGTGGCAGGCCGGCACGAACTATATTCAGGGGTACTACCTGCAGGGCCCGAGTCAGTCGATGAACTACAACTTCTCGTCAGACGATTGA
- the serB gene encoding phosphoserine phosphatase SerB: protein MREIVLINITGEDRPGLTAAITGVLAQGGVNILDIGQAVIHDTLSFGILVEIPDTERASSVLKDILFTAYKLDQQVRFTPVSEDDYQNWVAGQGKARHSVTLLTRKVTAEQLQRVSAITARYGLNIDHIDRLSGRMPLDMPVEQGKGCIEFSVRGEPSDPAALRAEFLSVAQELNVDIAFQADSLFRRNRRLAVFDMDSTLIEAEVIDELAKAAGVGEQVSEITERAMRGELDFRASFKERLALLKGLDVGVLDEIGASLRLTEGAENLFAELKRLGYKTAILSGGFTYFAKQLQAKLGIDYVFANELEVVDGKVTGVAIEPIVDAQRKADLLRELAHKEGLRLEQTIAVGDGANDLPMLAIAGLGVAFRAKPLVKQSAKQAISTLGLDGLLYLLGFRDRDGQA from the coding sequence TTGCGCGAAATCGTCCTGATCAACATTACCGGCGAAGATCGCCCCGGCCTCACGGCTGCCATTACCGGTGTATTGGCCCAAGGTGGCGTGAATATCCTCGACATCGGCCAGGCGGTTATCCACGACACCCTGTCGTTCGGCATCCTGGTAGAGATTCCCGACACCGAGCGCGCGTCCTCGGTGCTCAAGGACATCCTCTTCACGGCCTACAAGCTCGACCAGCAGGTGCGTTTCACGCCGGTCTCGGAAGACGACTACCAGAACTGGGTCGCCGGCCAGGGCAAGGCACGCCACAGCGTAACGCTGCTGACCCGCAAGGTCACGGCCGAGCAGTTGCAGCGCGTCAGCGCGATCACTGCCAGGTACGGGCTGAATATCGACCATATCGACCGACTGTCCGGGCGCATGCCGCTGGACATGCCGGTGGAGCAGGGCAAGGGTTGCATCGAGTTCTCGGTACGCGGCGAGCCGAGTGATCCGGCCGCTCTGCGCGCTGAATTCCTCAGCGTTGCGCAGGAGTTGAACGTCGATATCGCCTTCCAGGCCGATTCACTGTTCCGTCGCAACCGCCGCCTGGCCGTGTTCGACATGGACTCTACCTTGATCGAGGCGGAAGTGATCGACGAGTTGGCCAAGGCCGCCGGCGTTGGTGAGCAGGTATCGGAAATCACCGAGCGGGCCATGCGTGGCGAGCTGGATTTCCGCGCCAGCTTCAAGGAGCGCCTGGCGTTGCTCAAGGGGCTTGATGTTGGCGTGCTGGACGAAATCGGCGCGTCGCTGCGACTGACCGAAGGCGCCGAGAACCTGTTCGCCGAGCTCAAGCGTCTGGGCTACAAGACCGCCATTCTGTCCGGCGGCTTCACCTATTTCGCCAAGCAGTTGCAGGCCAAGCTGGGTATCGACTATGTGTTTGCCAACGAGCTGGAAGTGGTCGACGGCAAGGTCACGGGTGTCGCCATCGAGCCTATCGTCGATGCGCAGCGCAAAGCCGACTTGCTCCGCGAGCTGGCGCACAAGGAAGGTTTGCGTCTGGAGCAGACCATCGCAGTCGGCGATGGCGCCAACGACCTGCCGATGCTGGCTATCGCTGGGCTGGGGGTGGCATTCCGTGCCAAGCCGCTGGTCAAGCAGTCTGCCAAACAGGCGATTTCTACCCTGGGCCTGGATGGCCTGCTTTACCTGTTGGGGTTCCGCGACCGCGACGGTCAGGCCTGA
- a CDS encoding AhpA/YtjB family protein yields the protein MNRPAPVKPDNFFLLLFRALRQRRVPLALRIVSHSLLLVAMALVIYAWVIGMQFKQAMQQQAEALGSSLITQTAASATELLVSNDILSLNVLLNNLVKNPLVAHAAIYSVDNRILAEAGTRPSKSMLGETEGLYSTPITFQEVMAGQLRISLDMQQFEQPMTISLQSMGILSLILLALTLSLSLRLGRQISTPLMQMRVWLRDPDDYAPGANRQDEIGDLARQLQARLAPEKPEPQPEPEPEFDDLDDLDEQFQHDADADHDDEPEFEVRDLRDTRFDVDDYDPPSRRRSDDIDDDAFADLYDSDETPAHLAPAAPAAPQKSAVLAVQLGAQEQLRRLPRTRLMELLESYRNCLDKAATLYKAQLYTLNDGSSLMLFHHQDSGDDYLTHAICCGELLRALGHALQIEVADSGITLHLQLGLTLGEDLQGLSQGDLLLSETAQDALALSQHSRNLLLVERRVGEDATLRQRARIRAIASPEGASCVERLLDPYPALLERQMARLREER from the coding sequence GTGAACCGGCCCGCCCCCGTAAAACCCGACAACTTCTTCCTTCTGCTTTTCCGTGCACTGCGCCAACGTCGCGTGCCGCTGGCATTGCGCATCGTCAGTCACAGCTTGCTGCTGGTGGCCATGGCGCTGGTGATCTATGCCTGGGTGATCGGCATGCAGTTCAAGCAGGCCATGCAGCAGCAGGCCGAAGCACTGGGCAGCAGCCTGATCACGCAGACGGCGGCCTCGGCGACCGAACTGCTGGTGTCCAACGACATCCTCAGCCTCAACGTGCTGCTCAACAACCTGGTGAAGAATCCGTTGGTGGCCCATGCAGCCATCTACAGCGTCGACAACCGCATTCTCGCGGAGGCCGGCACACGCCCAAGCAAGAGCATGCTCGGCGAAACCGAGGGTTTGTACTCAACACCCATCACCTTTCAGGAGGTCATGGCCGGGCAGCTGCGCATCAGCCTGGACATGCAGCAGTTCGAGCAGCCGATGACCATCAGCCTGCAGAGCATGGGTATTCTCAGCCTTATCCTGCTGGCCCTGACGTTGTCGCTGAGCCTGCGCCTCGGCCGGCAAATCTCCACACCACTGATGCAGATGCGCGTCTGGCTGCGTGACCCTGATGACTACGCTCCGGGCGCCAATCGCCAGGACGAGATCGGCGACCTGGCGCGCCAGCTGCAAGCTCGCCTGGCGCCTGAAAAACCAGAACCGCAACCGGAGCCAGAACCGGAATTCGACGACCTCGATGATCTGGACGAGCAGTTCCAGCATGACGCGGATGCCGATCACGACGACGAGCCCGAGTTCGAAGTCCGCGATCTGCGTGATACCCGCTTCGACGTCGACGACTACGATCCGCCGAGCCGCCGACGTAGCGATGACATCGACGATGACGCCTTCGCCGATCTCTATGACAGCGACGAAACCCCTGCTCATCTCGCCCCGGCGGCACCTGCTGCGCCACAGAAAAGTGCCGTACTGGCCGTCCAGCTAGGCGCCCAGGAACAACTGCGGCGCTTGCCGCGCACGCGCCTGATGGAGCTGCTGGAAAGCTATCGTAACTGCCTGGACAAGGCCGCGACGCTGTACAAGGCGCAGCTGTACACCCTTAACGATGGCAGCAGCCTGATGCTGTTCCATCATCAGGACAGCGGGGACGACTACCTGACCCACGCCATCTGCTGCGGTGAACTGCTGCGCGCACTGGGCCATGCCCTGCAGATCGAGGTTGCCGACAGTGGCATCACCTTGCACCTGCAACTCGGCCTGACCCTCGGCGAAGACCTGCAGGGCCTCAGTCAAGGCGACCTGCTGCTCAGCGAAACCGCACAGGATGCCCTGGCCTTGTCTCAGCACAGCCGCAACCTGCTGCTGGTCGAACGCCGCGTCGGTGAAGATGCCACGCTGCGCCAGCGCGCCCGCATCCGCGCCATCGCCAGCCCCGAGGGCGCCAGCTGCGTCGAGCGCCTGCTCGATCCGTATCCGGCACTGCTCGAGCGGCAGATGGCCAGGTTGCGCGAAGAGCGCTAG
- a CDS encoding TOBE domain-containing protein: MTIKAINVRNQFKGTIKEIVEGDVLSEIDVQTAAGIVTSVITTRSVRELELGVGSEVIAFVKSTEVSIAKL, from the coding sequence ATGACCATTAAAGCCATCAACGTACGTAACCAGTTCAAAGGCACCATCAAGGAAATCGTCGAAGGCGACGTACTGTCGGAAATCGACGTACAGACCGCAGCCGGCATCGTTACCTCGGTGATCACCACCCGTTCCGTGCGCGAGCTGGAACTGGGCGTGGGCAGCGAAGTGATCGCATTCGTTAAGTCCACAGAGGTGTCCATCGCCAAGCTCTGA
- the ssuB gene encoding aliphatic sulfonates ABC transporter ATP-binding protein: MTALHSLNRGTPLTIRGIQKSFGERQVLKDIDLRIPSGQFVAVVGRSGCGKSTLLRLLAGLDQPTGGELLAGNGTLAATRDDTRLMFQEARLLPWKRVIDNVGLGLTGDWRPKAQQVLEAVGLGERANEWPAALSGGQKQRVALARALIHEPRLLLLDEPLGALDALTRIEMQQLIEGLWQKHGFTVLLVTHDVSEAVATADRVILIEDGQVGLDLDVNLPRPRNKGSARLASLEAEVLNRVLQLPELPPQPDPVSPLPTQLRWAL; encoded by the coding sequence ATGACCGCTTTGCATAGCCTCAATCGAGGCACGCCGCTGACCATTCGCGGTATTCAGAAGTCCTTTGGCGAGCGCCAGGTACTCAAAGATATTGATTTGCGCATTCCTTCGGGCCAGTTCGTTGCTGTGGTCGGGCGTAGTGGTTGCGGCAAGAGCACCCTGCTGCGTCTGCTAGCCGGCCTCGACCAGCCTACTGGCGGTGAGCTGCTGGCCGGTAACGGCACATTGGCGGCGACTCGTGACGATACCCGCCTGATGTTTCAGGAGGCGCGTCTGCTGCCCTGGAAACGCGTGATCGACAACGTCGGACTCGGCCTTACCGGTGACTGGCGGCCCAAGGCCCAGCAGGTGCTGGAAGCGGTTGGTCTGGGCGAGCGCGCCAACGAGTGGCCGGCGGCACTGTCCGGTGGCCAGAAGCAGCGCGTGGCCCTGGCCCGCGCACTGATTCATGAACCGCGCCTGTTGCTGCTCGATGAGCCGCTGGGCGCACTGGATGCCCTGACCCGTATCGAAATGCAGCAATTGATCGAGGGCCTCTGGCAGAAGCACGGTTTTACCGTACTGCTGGTTACCCACGACGTCAGCGAAGCCGTCGCGACCGCTGACCGGGTCATTCTCATCGAAGACGGCCAGGTTGGTCTGGATCTGGACGTGAACCTGCCACGCCCCCGCAACAAGGGCTCGGCACGCCTCGCTTCGCTGGAGGCCGAAGTACTCAACCGCGTTCTGCAACTGCCCGAGCTGCCACCGCAGCCCGATCCCGTTTCACCGCTCCCGACGCAACTGCGCTGGGCGCTCTAA
- the ssuC gene encoding aliphatic sulfonate ABC transporter permease SsuC, producing the protein MSNTSFHNLALRLAPWALPVALLVAWQGSVALGLLSTRILPAPSAVFEAGWQLLSSGEIWTHLAISGWRAGVGFAIGGGIGLALGFITGLSKWGERLIDSSVQMIRNVPHLALIPLVILWFGIDESAKIFLVALGTLFPIYLNTYHGIRNVDPALVEMARSYGLSGFALFRQVILPGALPSILVGVRFALGLMWLTLIVAETISASSGIGYLAMNAREFLQTDVVVLAILLYAVLGKLADLAARGLERAWLRWHPAYQTKAGAK; encoded by the coding sequence ATGAGCAACACGTCTTTCCATAACCTGGCTCTGCGCCTGGCGCCCTGGGCTCTGCCCGTGGCGCTGCTGGTCGCCTGGCAAGGCTCGGTGGCCCTGGGGTTGCTGTCCACGCGCATTCTGCCGGCGCCCAGCGCGGTGTTCGAGGCGGGCTGGCAGCTGCTTTCCAGTGGCGAGATCTGGACCCACCTGGCGATCAGCGGCTGGCGTGCAGGGGTTGGTTTCGCCATTGGCGGCGGCATCGGCCTGGCGCTGGGTTTCATCACCGGCCTGTCGAAATGGGGCGAGCGCCTGATCGATAGCTCGGTGCAGATGATCCGTAACGTGCCGCACCTGGCGCTGATTCCGCTGGTGATCCTGTGGTTCGGCATCGATGAGAGCGCGAAGATTTTTCTGGTCGCCCTTGGCACGCTGTTCCCGATTTACCTGAACACTTACCACGGCATCCGCAACGTCGACCCGGCGCTGGTGGAAATGGCACGCAGCTATGGCCTGTCCGGTTTCGCCCTGTTCCGTCAGGTGATCCTGCCCGGCGCGCTGCCGTCGATTCTGGTCGGCGTGCGTTTCGCCCTCGGTCTGATGTGGCTGACCTTGATCGTTGCCGAAACTATTTCCGCCAGCAGCGGCATTGGTTATCTGGCGATGAACGCCCGTGAATTCCTGCAGACCGACGTGGTGGTGCTGGCGATCCTGCTGTACGCAGTGCTCGGTAAGCTGGCCGACCTGGCAGCCCGTGGACTGGAACGTGCCTGGCTGCGCTGGCATCCGGCCTATCAAACCAAGGCAGGTGCCAAATGA